One Hippocampus zosterae strain Florida chromosome 21, ASM2543408v3, whole genome shotgun sequence genomic region harbors:
- the adm2a gene encoding protein ADM2a yields the protein MRSPLPLTVYCISLVCFQLLLAEEFFSLDHLNKLIDSEENPSLVPGAQTNTASPSVKWALRHQQPSKAKRSNPSLAWARPADRFGVPAMSLRARRHAHPGFRGTHQYPHHVQLMRVGCVLGTCQVQNLSHRLYQLIGQSGREDSSPINPRSPHSYG from the exons ATGCGCTCCCCTCTCCCGCTTACGGTTTATTGCATCAGCTTGGTGTGCTTCCAATTGCTGTTGGCGGAGGAGTTCTTCAG CTTGGACCATCTCAACAAGCTAATCGACTCCGAAGAGAATCCATCATTGGTTCCTGGAGCCCAAACCAACACCGCCAGTCCGTCGGTGAAATGGGCCCTCAGACACCAACAGCCCTCTAAGGCGAAAAGAAGCAACCCCAGTCTGGCGTGGGCCAGACCTGCAGATCGTTTCGGGGTTCCTGCGATGTCGCTGAGGGCCCGCCGCCACGCCCACCCCGGCTTCCGGGGTACCCACCAATACCCGCACCATGTCCAGCTGATGCGAGTGGGATGTGTACTGGGAACCTGCCAAGTACAAAACCTCAGTCACCGGCTTTACCAGCTTATCGGCCAGAGTGGCAGAGAAGACTCGTCGCCTATTAATCCCAGAAGCCCCCATAGTTATGGATGA